The nucleotide sequence NNNNNNNNNNNNNNNNNNNNNNNNNNNNNNNNNNNNNNNNNNNNNNNNNNNNNNNNNNNNNNNNNNNNNNNNNNNNNNNNNNNNNNNNNNNNNNNNNNNNNNNNNNNNNNNNNNNNNNNNNNNNNNNNNNNNNNNNNNNNNNNNNNNNNNNNNNNNNNNNNNNNNNNNNNNNNNNNNNNNNNNNNNNNNNNNNNNNNNNNNNNNNNNNNNNNNNNNNNNNNNNNNNNNNNNNNNNNNNNNNNNNNNNNNNNNNNNNNNNNNNNNNNNNNNNNNNNNNNNNNNNNNNNNNNNNNNNNNNNNNNNNNNNNNNNNNNNNNNNNNNNNNNNNNNNNNNNNNNNNNNNNNNNNNNNNNNNNNNNNNNNNNNNNNNNNNNNNNNNNNNNNNNNNNNNNNNNNNNNNNNNNNNNNNNNNNNNNNNNNNNNNNNNNNNNNNNNNNNNNNNNNNNNNNNNNNNNNNNNNNNNNNNNNNNNNNNNNNNNNNNNNNNNNNNNNNNNNNNNAGACCTTTCTGTGTTTAGCGATTAAGTATATTTGACTTGATTTTGCAGCCTATCCATTGTGGATGCATAGTATCTAAATCTTTGTTCGAGTACCTTGACTTTGGCGGTGTAGGATGTGTTAGCTGTGTAAATGCTTCCCAACTACGTTTGGTAAGTTTAATCTGGATATGTTTGTAATTTTGCCATCATATTACTATTAGTACATTGCAACAGGTTTGATTTTGTCATATGTTAGTTGCTTAGTCTTGCTTTCTAGAATCTCACTTTAGTCATGGATATCTGAATTCCAGTCATAATTGTTTAATGCAATGAAGTTTTTCCTTGATATTTTAACTGTAAATTACTATCTCCAAAGAATTTATTAAAGGCTTAAGCCGTGGCATTACTTCAGCAATGTTTAAAAAGTGTAATCGCTGTTGTTGGAGGCCCATATGCCTGTACCAAATATTTGCCATCATGTGTTAAAAATAGAAGTCATCTAGGGGTCTTCACCTAACAGCATAAGTGGTGTAATtgcttgagaatctggaaagaagGCATGCATATGTATAAGATCATTTGGGATATTTAAGTACCaagatcatttgaagaacctCTGGCTTCTACTAGAGTTTTTTTTCAGTGATTATACTCAGGAAATTGTTGCTTGTGTTTTGGTTCTTATTAGAGATTCTATGCCTGGTATTCTGTTAGTGCAGTTATTTGACATTTGTTGTCAAATGTTTGATATATTATGTTATCTGCTTATTGGATATTTTCTTGCAGACGAGGAATACTGAAAATGGGTCTGTTTCgactactaaaaataatgcaAGTGATCGGCATTCTGCTCATATTGACAACAGACAGTTTGTCAGTAGCGTGGATGAAGGAAAACTTATGGAGTTCTGCAGAATTGTTGAAGCTAGCGAATCAAGCCGTTGGAATCATGCTCAGAGAGACAACATAATCTCATGTAATGGGCAAAATGGCAAAGAAGTGACATTCAGGGAAGTGGAAAGTGGATTTTCAAATGTGATAAAGCCATCGGTTCAGTCATTAACGTTTTCTGCTTTAGAAAATAGTAGACCGACATGGGAGATTAAAAATAGACATGAACCAATGACTCAACCATCTTTAAACATGTGTCTGGGAAATCCGTCTGGGAGCAACTTGGTACTGCCTTCAGCAACTGAGATTGCAGAAGGAAGACTTGAGAGCAAAGCCTCCAACTTTCAACAAAGATCTCGGCCCATATTGCCCAAACCATCGAAGACCGGACTTACTATGAATGTGGAAACAGACAAAGGCTCAACTTCTCAGGCACGCATTGCTCGACCACCTGCCGAGGGGAGGGGCAAAAACCAGTTGCTTCCTCGATACTGGCCCAGGATTACTGATCAAGAACTGGAGCGGTTGTCTGGAGAGTATCCTATATATGTTTTTGGAATTTGGTAGCATGTGCCGTCCATACTTTTACACTAGTTTCATTGTGACTACACTAACATCCAATTCAGTGCTGCGACGTAGTTTTACATTTTACGTATTATCTGATTTTATAAATTTCTCTCTTCTTGCAAATCAATGGCAAACAGTAATATAAAGTTGATTTATCAGCAGTTTTCCTTAATGTTATGATAACAGTTTGAAGTCCACTGTAGTGCCGTTGTTTGAGAAGGTGTTGAGTGCTAGTGATGCTGGTCGAATTGGTCGACTTGTTCTCCCAAAAGCATGTGCCGAGGTATGTTGagcattattatttattattacttGTTATCTGGGCTTGCTTGATTGCAGATATTTATTGCTTTATTGTTCTTTTATAGACATATCTCTTCACCCCGTAACAGTGAGACATCTTACAAGGTAGCATCTGAATTGCAGGCTTATTTTCCTCATATTTCACAATCAGAAGGTCTTCCTTTACGGGTCCAAGACGTGAAGGGGAATGAATGGACATTTCAGTTCAGATTTTGGCCTAATAACAATAGTCGGATGTATGTATTGGAGGGTGTGACACCTTGCATACAGTCCATGCAATTACGTGCTGGTGATACTGGTATAAATCAATCCAGTGAACAAACTCTTGCACAGAAATATTACATTACAGTTTGCACTTTCTTTCCAAAATATCTTAGGCTTCACGATTTTTATTCAAACTTGTATTGTGATATATGTTTTGGTTGATCTGTTTCATATTTTATTACTGGATCAACTGTAGAGTTGAGCTGTGGATATTTTTAGAGATCTACCGTGCAAATCTGACGTTACCGGTTGTTTTATATGATTCTCTTGCTGCAGTTACATTTAGTCGGATAGACCCTGGGGGTAAACTTGTTATGGGTTTCAGGAGGGCGACAAATTCTTCAGACACCCAGGTTGTAAGAAAATATATGCTTTACCATCACTGGCCTCTATTTTGAATGATACTTGTTTAATTATTTTCCCTTAAATTGGTAAATATCATTAATGGGTATTTTGCTTAAACAGGATGCCTCTACATCTGCACAATCGAATGGTATTTCAACTACAGGAACCACCTCTGGTGGAACTGAGAATCTGCCATCAGGAAGTAATTATGCTGATCTTCTCCAGTCGGCGAAAGGGAATGGGGAACCTAATTCTAGTGGACATCCAGACCATCCACGTTCAGGTACTGGAGCTGCCGCTGTGCTTAAAACCGAAAATTGTGAGGAGATGATAAACAATCATTCCCTTAAGCAACCAATTCCAGTTTCAGAGAAGAAGAGGACTCGCAATATTGGGCCTAAAAGTAAGAGGTTGCTTATTGATAATGAAGATTCTATGGAGTTGAGACTTACCTGGGAAGAAGCACAGGACTTGCTTCGTCCGCCACCTAGTGTTAAGCCAAGTATTGTCACCATTGAGGACCAAATATTTGAAGAATATGATGTAAGTGCGGTGTGTGTTTTCACTCAACAATTATATACTTTGTAACTTAGCTGTTACAAGGTGAACATGGAATAATATTGATTGATatatttacttttgaattttgtgTCACTGGGCTTATCTATGTCCATGTTTGATTTCATTTAGGAGCCCCCGGTTTTCGGAAAGAGGACTATTTTCAGTGCCTGTTCATCTGGGTAAGCATATACCACTCTTTTCCCTGTTTTGTGATGCATTTGTACAGCGAAATCCTTGTCTGAGTAATACTTGTTTTTGGTATTATGCTCCATGAAAGCTTTTTGACTTTATCATATTGAATATGTTAACTGTTTTATCCAGGGGGAAGGAGCAGTGGGCTCAATGTGATGATTGCTCTAAATGGCGAAAGCTTCCCGTCGATGCTCTTCTTCCTCCCAAGTGGAATTGCTCTGAGAATGTTTGGGATGCAAGCAGGTGTGCCATTTTTTTATCTAGTGATCCTGAATTAGGTCTCGATGAGAAGGGTGATAGATTAGTCATTTTGTTCAAAATTTGTCGGGATCACCTCTTTATATGATGAGATCGGAATAAACTAATCATATGATTCACATTTCTTATTTTCAGGGCTTCATGTTCTGCTCCAGAGGAGATGAGTTCAAGGGAATTAGAAAATCTTCTGAGAACCAACAAAGGTATGATACTACTTTCTGTGTTTAAGATAATTTCTGCATGGATTGTGTTTTGAGTTTAACATTCATGTATCATCTAATATTATGCTTTTCAAGTATCATTCTATGCCTACTTCTCTATGCATCACTTTCCAAAATCTTATTCCTCATGAGGTTCAACAATAAATTTACACCGGCTAGACCGCAATTCTACTTCCAAAATGAGCCCTTGATAGTTAATATAATTGTTCTTGAATCTAATTGGTCGCAATCGATGTTTCCCAGATCTTAAGAAGCGGAGAATTGCTGAGAATAATAAACCAATCCAAGAGCATGAGCCTTCTGGGTTGGATGCTCTTGCCAGTGCCGCGGTTTTAGGAGACAATCTTGTTGATCCTGTGGAGTCATCAGCTGGAGCCACCACCAGACACCCTAGACACCGTCCCGGCTGCTCCTGTATTGTGTGCATTCAACCACCAAGTGGAAAGGGGAGACACAAGCCAACATGTACTTGCAACGTGTGCATGACCGTGAAGCGCCGGTTCAAAACCCTGATGCTTAGAAAGAAGAAGCGCCAATCGGAGCGCGAAGCAGATGCTGCTCAAAAAGGTCATATTCCCCGAAAAGACGAGTCAGATACCAATGGAAGAGCTTCAAGAGATTATCCTAAACCGAGTCACTCGGACAAAGAGGGAGGACTAAACAAAGATCAACAACCAGCCCATGTGGGAGAGTCGAATGCCGGACAAATAGACCTGAACTCGCATCCGAATCGCGACGACATGGCAGCCGATACATCGGCGCCTAGCACCTCGAATCATCTTGAAACAACAAACCGAGAGGTAAGGAACTATATGAATCAAAATGGTGTTAGAAGCTACAATAATGGTGAAGTGCAGGATAATCAGCATCCTTCTTTACTCAATCAATCTAATGGAGGGTGCTTTGGATCATCCATTGTGtggaaaatggaaagaaaagatGAGGTTTACAATCATGCCAATCAAAGTCAAAGCCATAGTCAAAACAACAATCTTTcttgataaatttatttatttatttattatttatacttCTATATTTCTATTTTCTTGCACTCACAGTATATAACATAATTTGCTCTCTCTTTTGCAAAAAGGGTGCTCAAAGTGGTCAAAGATAGTTTTCTTATAGTCAAAAGGATGTATTACTATTATCAATATTTTGAAATATTTTCCTTCATGGAAGTGGGTTCTGCACTTTTCTCTATTTGACGATGTATTTTTTTGGGTCGTTTAtgagaatgaaagaaaaaatggtaTACCTTAGTC is from Arachis ipaensis cultivar K30076 chromosome B01, Araip1.1, whole genome shotgun sequence and encodes:
- the LOC107639885 gene encoding B3 domain-containing transcription repressor VAL1, with product MGSDICVNGSCCVHEWKKGWPLRSGGFAQLCIKCGFMEEWKREIIDTLSANEYSLFCNNFHRRDTGWKECNFCNKPIHCGCIVSKSLFEYLDFGGVGCVSCVNASQLRLTRNTENGSVSTTKNNASDRHSAHIDNRQFVSSVDEGKLMEFCRIVEASESSRWNHAQRDNIISCNGQNGKEVTFREVESGFSNVIKPSVQSLTFSALENSRPTWEIKNRHEPMTQPSLNMCLGNPSGSNLVLPSATEIAEGRLESKASNFQQRSRPILPKPSKTGLTMNVETDKGSTSQARIARPPAEGRGKNQLLPRYWPRITDQELERLSGDLKSTVVPLFEKVLSASDAGRIGRLVLPKACAEAYFPHISQSEGLPLRVQDVKGNEWTFQFRFWPNNNSRMYVLEGVTPCIQSMQLRAGDTVTFSRIDPGGKLVMGFRRATNSSDTQDASTSAQSNGISTTGTTSGGTENLPSGSNYADLLQSAKGNGEPNSSGHPDHPRSGTGAAAVLKTENCEEMINNHSLKQPIPVSEKKRTRNIGPKSKRLLIDNEDSMELRLTWEEAQDLLRPPPSVKPSIVTIEDQIFEEYDEPPVFGKRTIFSACSSGGKEQWAQCDDCSKWRKLPVDALLPPKWNCSENVWDASRASCSAPEEMSSRELENLLRTNKDLKKRRIAENNKPIQEHEPSGLDALASAAVLGDNLVDPVESSAGATTRHPRHRPGCSCIVCIQPPSGKGRHKPTCTCNVCMTVKRRFKTLMLRKKKRQSEREADAAQKGHIPRKDESDTNGRASRDYPKPSHSDKEGGLNKDQQPAHVGESNAGQIDLNSHPNRDDMAADTSAPSTSNHLETTNREVRNYMNQNGVRSYNNGEVQDNQHPSLLNQSNGGCFGSSIVWKMERKDEVYNHANQSQSHSQNNNLS